The following coding sequences lie in one Rothia sp. SD9660Na genomic window:
- a CDS encoding phospholipid scramblase-related protein has product MSENTNKPGYQPQPVPENSQQGSSSLLTSNTLVVQQTRSFMSNDFEMQSQDGRVLGRVLTTGSTAGRLLKGNRTFDLVDDRGNLLIKIVDPFDFGLDRYELQNPDGSVFAHVQKQFSFMRKRLTIELPGLTLELEGSLFEYDFNITVNGHVAARVAREWGGLVAGLRGKSRYGVNFDPSAPEPVRLAILGGLVALDLIRAKDARN; this is encoded by the coding sequence ATGAGCGAGAACACGAACAAACCCGGTTACCAGCCCCAACCCGTCCCTGAAAACAGCCAGCAGGGCTCCTCATCTCTGCTCACCAGTAATACCCTGGTGGTACAGCAAACCCGCAGCTTCATGAGCAATGATTTTGAGATGCAGAGCCAGGACGGGCGCGTGCTTGGCCGGGTGCTGACCACCGGCTCAACCGCAGGTAGACTGCTCAAGGGCAACCGCACTTTTGACCTTGTTGATGACCGGGGTAACCTGCTCATCAAGATTGTTGACCCCTTTGATTTTGGTCTGGACCGTTATGAGCTACAGAACCCTGACGGTTCCGTCTTTGCTCATGTACAAAAGCAGTTCTCTTTCATGCGCAAGCGCCTGACCATCGAACTGCCCGGCCTCACCCTGGAACTCGAAGGTAGCCTCTTTGAGTACGATTTCAACATTACGGTCAATGGTCATGTCGCTGCCCGCGTCGCCCGCGAGTGGGGTGGCCTGGTGGCAGGTCTGCGAGGTAAGAGCCGCTACGGGGTCAATTTCGACCCCAGTGCCCCCGAACCTGTGCGCCTGGCTATTCTGGGTGGTCTGGTGGCCCTCGATTTGATTCGAGCTAAGGACGCCCGCAACTAG
- a CDS encoding aminotransferase class I/II-fold pyridoxal phosphate-dependent enzyme encodes MKKQRAFERVGLAAGLMGADGHWRSTIFEEMSALASRYGAINLGQGFPDTDGPADMLRAAADALASGVNQYATIAGNPALRQAIAEHQQRFYGISLDPATQVTVTAGASEALAATIAALVEPGDEVILFEPFYDLYPAAAALAGARVRTVPLLPPTFEPDLDALESAFSDRTALVVVNDPHNPTGAVFSAEAKTKIVELATKFNAVILADQVYEHLVFDGPYQPIQTLPGAAERTVAVSAISKTHSATGWRVGWMTGPADLILPIRLVKGYFTHSAAAPLQVAAAVGVGLGDDFYTGVQARYAQQRRILVENLAGSPWAVTPPAGTFFAVADVAQVLAEQGLTSAEELCQRLPEQAGVALIPLTAFTTESYRQQVETYVRFAFCKRPEVLQDAAAHLRAYSG; translated from the coding sequence ATGAAAAAGCAGCGGGCCTTTGAGCGGGTAGGTTTAGCGGCAGGGCTCATGGGGGCGGACGGCCACTGGCGCTCCACCATCTTTGAAGAGATGTCTGCTCTGGCGTCACGCTACGGTGCTATCAATCTAGGCCAGGGCTTTCCCGATACGGACGGGCCTGCCGATATGCTTCGGGCAGCAGCGGACGCTCTGGCTAGCGGAGTCAACCAGTATGCCACTATCGCGGGTAACCCGGCCCTACGTCAGGCAATTGCCGAGCACCAGCAGCGTTTCTACGGAATCTCTCTCGACCCCGCTACCCAGGTGACGGTAACAGCAGGTGCCTCTGAGGCTCTCGCTGCCACCATTGCAGCCCTGGTAGAGCCCGGGGACGAGGTTATCCTCTTTGAGCCCTTTTACGACCTCTACCCTGCCGCCGCTGCCCTGGCTGGGGCGCGCGTCCGCACTGTACCGCTGCTCCCACCCACTTTTGAGCCCGATCTAGACGCCCTCGAGTCAGCTTTCTCTGACCGCACCGCCCTAGTGGTGGTCAATGACCCGCATAACCCCACCGGAGCGGTATTCTCAGCCGAAGCCAAGACTAAGATTGTGGAGCTGGCGACCAAATTCAACGCGGTTATTCTAGCCGATCAGGTCTACGAGCACCTGGTTTTTGACGGCCCTTACCAGCCCATTCAAACCCTACCGGGAGCAGCTGAGCGCACGGTAGCGGTTTCAGCGATTTCGAAGACCCACTCGGCTACCGGTTGGAGGGTGGGCTGGATGACCGGCCCGGCAGACCTCATACTCCCCATTCGCCTGGTCAAGGGCTACTTCACGCATTCTGCGGCCGCTCCCCTGCAGGTAGCTGCGGCTGTTGGCGTGGGACTGGGCGATGACTTCTATACCGGTGTGCAGGCCCGGTACGCCCAGCAGCGGCGCATTTTGGTGGAGAACCTAGCGGGCTCCCCCTGGGCTGTGACTCCCCCGGCAGGCACCTTCTTCGCCGTGGCCGATGTAGCACAGGTCTTAGCTGAACAGGGCCTTACCTCTGCAGAAGAACTCTGCCAGCGTCTTCCCGAGCAGGCCGGGGTAGCCCTGATTCCGCTGACCGCCTTTACCACCGAGAGCTATCGGCAGCAGGTAGAGACCTACGTGCGCTTTGCCTTCTGTAAGCGCCCGGAAGTATTACAGGACGCCGCCGCCCACCTGCGCGCCTACAGCGGCTAG
- the coaD gene encoding pantetheine-phosphate adenylyltransferase, which yields MQLVVCPGSFDPIHNGHVEIITRAAKIYGNVIVAVSHNSKKKYRFSLEERVAMVEETFALFDGVSAKALPEGQLLANFVREQGSVLIVKGLRNTADYEYEAPMASMNRHIAGVETSFIAGDPKYNHISSTIVKEVAGYGGDVRAFIPRAVQRALYPEK from the coding sequence ATGCAATTGGTTGTCTGCCCCGGTTCCTTTGACCCCATCCACAACGGTCACGTCGAAATCATCACCCGCGCCGCCAAAATCTACGGCAACGTCATTGTCGCGGTCTCCCACAATTCTAAGAAAAAATATCGTTTTAGCCTCGAAGAGCGCGTTGCCATGGTTGAAGAAACCTTCGCCCTCTTCGACGGGGTGAGTGCTAAGGCGCTCCCCGAGGGGCAGCTGCTGGCTAACTTCGTGCGCGAGCAGGGCTCTGTGCTCATTGTGAAGGGGCTTCGCAATACCGCTGACTACGAATACGAGGCCCCCATGGCTTCCATGAACCGGCATATCGCCGGAGTTGAAACCAGCTTTATCGCCGGTGACCCCAAGTACAACCATATTTCCTCCACCATCGTCAAAGAGGTGGCAGGCTATGGAGGGGACGTTCGTGCTTTCATTCCGCGGGCGGTGCAGCGGGCACTTTACCCAGAGAAATAA